Below is a window of Zygosaccharomyces rouxii strain CBS732 chromosome C complete sequence DNA.
CTACTGCTCTTGACTGTGGTGTTGCCATTGCAGCTATTATTGTCTATTTTGCTGTCTCATACACGGGCGGTAGTTCGCATTACAAATGGTGGGCAACGGAAGTAACATCCTCAAGTTGTGACAGTAAGGGATGTCCATATAAGTCCAGTAAGACTATAAAACAACCACATGGACTGTGGTGACCTGGAGATattcatctttaattttcaatttttcaattcttcattctttCCATTGAAATCtcttaattcttcaataataatgaaaaaattagagCATATTTGAAACTcttgtatatatatattttgATTGCAATTATATATGCAGCAGATATAGATCGTTTCAAACAGAGCACGACTACCATTATATCTTGGGacccttttttttcttcttttttttttcttcaccCCGTTTTTCTGGGTGCATATTAATAATATCTATCGTCAAAAGGGTTCAGGTGCAGCCATGGGTGAAGTAAAGAGCTTTTGGACAGCTTAGCAAAACAAATGTAGGAAGAGAGACTTAGGTAAAcaacttttttttaaattgCTTTTAATCAATGCTCATCAAATGAAGTCCAGTGAATGAGGAACAATTTTGATTATTTAGTTAGGTTTCTGGATAGTCTGTACGACGAATGGAAAAAGTACGAAGAATAACGGAAAAAAAAGCATAAATGTGGAAACATTTAATGGGGTATGCCTcatttctttaaaaaagcttccaaattttcaattctttcttagCTCCCATGTCTATCGATTTACTTGTTGAAGCTTGTCCTTTCAAGTATTTTGTCGGATAAATTTCGATGCTAAAGCCGCACGGCTGACACGTACTTTTTTCAGGATCCGGGGGACGAGGTAATGTATGATTCAGTTCACAGGATGAAAACCCGAAATCTAACGGCACAGCAATACCAGCAGAACCATGAAAGTAAATTGTATCAACAGTTCAAGATTATGGGCGACATTTTGTTAAGAAACTCCAAACAATGGCTAGTGGATAGCTTGTTGAAAGGTTAGCTGtctttttaaaaatgaattccaCCACTTAGAGCAGAATGTTACAAAGTATAGTAGGTATTCCTATTACAATGGTGCATGGATTTCGACTTGGATATGCAAACACTTTCAGTACTTATTCTCACCACGTTCGCAAAACCCCAAAGTAGCGGCTAAGAGGGTGCGCATACCTTATTAGTTTCACGAACGATATCCTTAAGATCGGAATAGCTAGTATCTTCAGATTTTAAGGGCAGAAGCATGAATTGAGATTCGTAGAAATCCAGACATTCCTTTCCATCAGCAAATTTTTCGTGTGCATGAGTCCATATTCCCTCGACACGCAGGTACCAGTTCATGTGACTGGCTATACGATCCCACTTTTCGAGATCATCTCCAGGAGCAAAGTGCATCACAGTTGCTAGAAATTTCACTCTTTGAGTAATATCTACAGCTTTGTACTTCTCTTTGATATGTGACTCGTAAGCACCAAAgatatctttaaaattgtaataaaGTAGCCATATTGTTATCATAGAGTAGCTATCATTCGCAAGTTCTAAAACTGCAAAACCAAGCGGGGATCGTACATTTTTGAGAAAGCCTCTATCGGAAATAAGCCGCATAAATCTCCCGTAGCGCTCATTGCCTGGCAAAGACTTAGGGTTTGAGGGAAATTCATCCTGGAGAAA
It encodes the following:
- a CDS encoding uncharacterized protein (weakly similar to uniprot|P53053 Saccharomyces cerevisiae YGL263W COS12 Protein of unknown function member of a family of conserved often subtelomerically- encoded proteins); protein product: MEKHLDQKEPKPIPLEYSFRRILRSIVHNVCDFDLSWQVIISLCVIEVVVFTYIGYIGAVVIGLLFFLLRHQFRIRKDKVLSNTKEMFSRNVLAVNPGLDTKKWHEVASKMNNEFYEQDYWRSRHFFCDGDECHNSFREHILRPSVISAPDVSLEAVKRYSQATNEVYKKFLQDEFPSNPKSLPGNERYGRFMRLISDRGFLKNVRSPLGFAVLELANDSYSMITIWLLYYNFKDIFGAYESHIKEKYKAVDITQRVKFLATVMHFAPGDDLEKWDRIASHMNWYLRVEGIWTHAHEKFADGKECLDFYESQFMLLPLKSEDTSYSDLKDIVRETNKVCAPS